A region of the Gemmatimonadota bacterium genome:
ACCCGAGCGAAATGATCACGCTGGCGACTCGGGCCGTGGAGGCGTAGGCGGGTTCTCCAGCGCCACCCACGCCTCCGCCGACTATCAGCCGACGCCCGCGGGCGCCTCGTCGTGGGGCTCGTAGCCCGGCAGATAGCCGTAGATCTCATAACCCCCGTATAGGCGGCCCGCGGCGACGTCGTTCACCACGGCGCCCATCACGTGGACCGGGAAGCGCTCGAGGTTGTCGAGCTTGCTCTCCGTCATTTCCCGGTCGGTGCTGCCCGTCCGAAGGACGATCAGCGCGTTGCGCGTTGCCGTGGCGAGCACCAGCGGATCCACCCCAGCGCCGAGCGGCGGGCTGTCCACGAGGATGGTGTCGTAGCGGCCACGCAACTCGTCGAGGAGATCGGTCAGGCGCGTGGTGCTCAGCAGCTCCGGCCCTCGACTCAGGCGCGTACCCGCAGGCAGCAGGTCGAGCGCCGGGTAGGGCGTCGGCTTGATCACCTCACTCAGCGTGGCCGTACCGTCCAAGAAGTCCAGCAGGCCGGGCTTGCGCTCGATGCCGAACATGCGGTGCAGCGCGCCTCGCCTCGTGTCGCCGTCCACCAGCAGCGTGCGTCGGCCCAACTCTGCGTAGGCGAGCGCCAGGTTGGCGGACACGAACGACTTGCCGTCGCCGCTGCCGGGGCTGGTTACGGTCAGCATGACCGGCCCGCCGTTGCCGTTCTCGAAGGAAACGTTGAGACGGACGTTGCGGAACGCTTCCACCAGCTCGGCCGCGTTCTCGAACTTGCCGAGCTGCTTGGGGCTATGGATGTGCGGAATGGCAGCGAGGATGGGCAGTCCCATCTGCCGCACCTGGTCGGGATGCTGCAGCCGCGGATCGAACTGGTCCCGCAGGAACGCGCCCACCAGGCCGAGCGCCAGCCCGCCGAGCAGGATCACGAGGAACATCCGGATGCGCTCATCGTTCACGGGCCGGATCGGCACCGCGACTGGATCGAGCTGGCGTATGTCCGGTATGCTGCTGACCGCGGCCAGACGCGCTTCCTCGTAGGAGGACTGGATGTTCCGGTAGATCCTGTCCGCGATGTCGCGGTTACGCACCAGCCGTTGCTCCTCCATGGAGCGCGCCGGGATGCGACGGATCTGCGCCGAGGCCGTGCCGATTCGCCTCTGCAGGTCCGACTCGGTAGCCGACAGCCTGTTGAGCACGCCCTGCGCCAGCGCCGGGATCGTCCTGGCCTCGATCGACGCGATCTGGCCGGTGACCTCCTGCACCTGCGGGTGCTCGTCCGTGTACTGCTGCAGCAGCGCCCTGCGCTCCGCGCGCTTGGCGGCGAGGTCCGTGAGGGCCAGCGTCAGCTCGCGCGTATCCTGCACCGACGGGACGATCTCGAGTGACCCGAGGCCGGCGGCGGTCTCGCCGCCCAGGGCGCGCCGGATGGCGTCCTGATCGCGGCGTACCTGATCGAGCTCGAACTGCTGCTCGTAGTAGTTGCGAATCACCGGATCCTGTGCTGCCTGCACGCCCCCGGCGATGGGCGCCCCGGATTGCGACGGGAGCGTGATGGTGACGGCGCGGAAGCTCTCCAGCGCCAGCTCCGCCTCGCCCAGATTGTCCCGCGCGTACGTGAGCTGGTCCTCCATGATGCGCGTCAGCTCGTCCAGGCGGGCGCGCTTGAGGTCGGCCGCCGTCTTTACGAACTCGTCGAGGACCACCTGCAGCGTCGCCGCGGCGGCGCGCGGCTCCTCGCCCTCGAGGGAGATGACCATGAAGTTGCCGTCGCGCACGACGGTGGCGTCGAGGGCGCCGGCCAGGCTGCGCGCCGCGCCCAACGTGCGGAAGAGCTGGAAGCCGTAAGCGCCGCTGGGCTCCAGCGCGCCCCTGGGGGCCTGCACCGTGAAGCCGCGCTCCGCGCCCACCGGCTCGCCGAGCGCCGCGCTGTCGATCACGGCCCCGGCTCCGTCGAGCAGGGAGTAGCGCGCTCCGGACCGGTCGACCGTCAGCGAGTACGCGCCCGGCTGGAACGCCTCCGTCATGTCGATGTGGGGGATGATGACCGTGTCGGTCGGAGCCGCGGTGCCCACGTTTAGCCTGCGGTCACGCACCACACCGTCCAGCACGGCATGCGTCTGCAGGAGTTCCACCCACCCGTAGCTCTCGAGCGGCTGGCGGGCCTCGATCGGCCCGCGTCCGCCGCGCGGCGGCTCCTCGATCCAGACCTTGCCCTCCACGTAGTACATGGGCGTCATGTTCCACGCGACCACGCCTCCCGCCACCGCGCCCAGCGCGGTCAGGCCGAAGATCAGCCACTTGTATCGCAGGGCGGCGGCCGCGTAGCGACGCCAGTCGAGGCCTTCATCCTCCACCGGATGGCGCGCCGGCCCTTCGGGCGGCCATTCGGCATCATGCGGCTGTAAGGGCGCGGGGCCGCCATGCGGAGTGGGAAGGTTCCTGTTCTGTTCCATCAACCGGGTCCCCCGGATCGGGTTGGACGAAGGATTACCGCCGCCCTCGATAGCAAGGGTGATACCGCTGGGAATCTACCCCGAGTGGGGCCATTTGGAGCCAAGCGTACCGCCTTCGGACTGCCGAGCCCGCCGACTTCGTGTTGAGCTGTCGCAACAACCGCCGCAAGAATGCCTTGACGCGACGGTGCAACGCCCGCACCTTGGCTACCCTCTCCCAGCAACGGCTCCTCTACGTCGAGCGAGCCGGCCCGGCCTCGAGCGGAGGCCGAGCTTATCACAGACAGTATAGCGAATAGATGAGCCTATCAGACGCCCAGTCTCCGGCTGACGTGCAGGGCTTGCTCGCCCTGGACCCCGAGGACAAGGCCAACCTGCGCGTCCTGCTGGTGGATGATGATCGCAATCTGAGAGACGGTTGCGAGAGCATACTGGTCACCGACGGCTACACGGTCACCACCTGCGGTCGCGGTGAGGACGGCCTCGACATGGTCCGCCGCAAGAAGTGGGACATCGTCCTGGTGGACCTCTACATGTCCCAGGTGTCCGGAATGGACATTCTCGATGCGGCGATGGAGACGCACCCGGCCACGATCGTGATCGTGATGACCGGCAATCCGAGCGTGGAGACGAGCATCGAAGCGCTCCGGTTGGGTGCCTGGGACTACCTGCCCAAGCCCTTCTCGGCGGCGCACCTACAGATCCTGATAGGGCGAGCTGCCCACGCCGTCCTGGTGGCAAAGGAGAGCGAGACGGAGGAGCCGCCCGACGATCAACACGCAGTGTCCTCGGGCAACGCCGACCTACCCATCATTGGCTCCTCGCCGGTGTTTCAGCAGATGATGGACCTGGCGCGGCGCGTGGCGCCGACGGACGCGTCTGTGTTCATCGTGGGAGAGAGCGGCGCCGGTAAGGAGCTGGTCGCCCAGTACATTCACCACCACAGCCGGCGGCGCAGCCGGGAGCTCGTTTCCCTCAACTGCGCGGCGCTTCCCGAGGGGCTGCTGGAGTCGGAGATGTTCGGGCATATCAAGGGCTCGTTCACTGGCGCCGTCAAGGACAAGCCCGGCCTGATCGAGGCGGCCAACGGAGGCACGCTGTTCCTGGATGAGCTCACCGAGATGTCCATGCCGACGCAGGCCAAGCTGCTGCGCGTCATTCAGGACGGGGTGGTGCGCCGGGTGGGCAGCAACACCACCGACGCGGTGGTCAACGTGCGCTTCCTCGCTGCTACGAATCGCGATCCCATCGAGGCAGTGGACAGCGGCGCGCTGCGACGAGACCTCTACTACAGGCTGCGCGTGGTGCCGCTGGAGGTGCCGCCGTTGCGCGACCGGCACGAGGACATCCCGGTGCTCGCGCGACACTTTCTGGGGCACTACTGGAAGCGCCACCGCGACGGCAGATCGGCCGTGCCCACGTTGAACGACGAGGCGATCCGGGCGCTGCAGGGGCGCAGCTGGCCCGGCAACGTGCGCGAGCTGCAGAACGTAATGGAGCACTCCGTCATCCTTCTGGACGCCGGCACCGACGTGGGTCCGGAGGATCTCCCGTTCGCGGAGTCGTCGGGAGCTGACGGGCGCGCCCAGCGCAAACGCTACGGGCCCGAGATAGTCTCCGAACCGTACCACGACGCCCGCGAGCGCGTGCTGGCGGAGTTCGAGCAGGAGTACCTGGTCTGGCTCGTGAACCAGGCCGGCGGAAACATGTCCAAGGCGGCGCGCATCGCCGGCGTGGACCGGACGACGCTGTATCGCCTGATGGAGAAGCACGGGTTGCAGCGAGACACGATCATCAAGACGGCAGACAACGCCGAGACCAGATGAGCGATCGGGGTGGCGTCGGGGATGAAGCCGTGTCCGACGCCGAACGGGCTGGGCCCCCGGTAGGGGAACCGGCTATCGCAGCAGCGGCCCAGCGCGTGGTGATGCGCTGGCGTAGCGAACTCGGCGACGTCGAGGACGCGGACGAGTTGCGCCATGAGGTCGCGCTCGTGGCCGCCGCCGTGGCCGACCCCAGCGCCGAAATGCCCGCCGCATCGGCGCTGCGCAAGCGCGCCCTGGATCTGCTCCGGGGCGAGCTTCTCGGGGGCGCGGACCCCGCCGGGGTCGACGCCGCCGCGACGCTCGATCTGATGCGCCGCTGTGAGCGCTTGCGGGAGGCGTGGGACGCGGAGTGGAGCGCGCACTTCTCGTCCCGCCTGAGCGAACCCGACGGGCTCGACCTGGCCGTCGATATCGCCCACGACCTGCGCTCTCCGCTGGCGTCCGTGCTGTTCCTGGCCGAGGTCCTGTGGCAGGAGCACAGCGGCGAGGTCAACGCAACGCAGAAGCGCCAGCTGGGCATCATCTACAGCGCCGCGCTGCGCTTGATCTCCATGGCAAGCGACATCATCGAGCTCGCGCGCGGCGGCAATCTCATCGAGCCCGAGCCGGTTCCGTTTTCGCTGGGCGAGCTGCTGTCGTCGCTGCACGACATCGTCCGCCCGATGGCCGAGGAGAAGGGGCTCACGGTGCGGATGTCGGCGCCCGAAGGGGACCTGCGGTCCGGGCAGCCCGCGGCGCTTCGGCGGGTGCTGCTGAACCTCGCCTCGAACTCGCTGAAGTTCACCGAGGAGGGCTACGTAGAGGTGGTCGCCGCCGAGGCCGACGACGGGCTGGTACGGTTCAGCGTCCGCGACACCGGTCCCGGGATCCCGGACGAGGTCCAGCGCAGGCTCTTTCAGCCGTTCCGGAGGGTGCGCGGGCGCCGCGGCTACACGTTTTCGGGCGCCGGTCTCGGTCTTGCCGCGTCCCGCAAGCTGGTGGAGGCGATGGGCGGCGAGCTGGACGTGGAGTCGCGCCCAGAGTGGGGCACGCGGTTCCGCTTTGCGGTGGTGCTCCCCGCCGTGGACAGTCCGGTACCGGTGGGCGCCGGCGGGGTCCAAGATGTGACGCGCGGGGACGCTTGATCGTCTAGCGCGTGCGCGCATGCAACACGGGGCGGCTTGCGTCCGAGTGGAGGCGACCGGCTCGGTGGCGCACGATTGGGCTGCACCGGATCGGGCCAGAGGTGTGGAACGGGAGCCACAGGCGCCGTCTCCGTGCGTCGCCGAAGCGGGCCGTGAGAGTTTCGGCCTAACCGTTCCAAGCCGGTATCTGGCAAGGAGATGGCACGATTGATTGGCGACCGGGGCGAAGTCGCCACCGTCGCGCACGACGATTGCAAGGCAAGTCAGGTTCGAGTGCAGTACGACCCCTGAGTCGAATACGGATGCGTCTTTCAGACAGCGTGGACCTCCCCAAAGCGGGCACCGGCCAATACGCCCGCGCCCGCGCCGAGAGTCTCGGTGGCTTCTTGGCCGTCGAGAACGGCGGCGGCATGGAAGGAGCGCCGGCCGCGACCGCCAGCGCCGGCCGCAGGGCCCCGGGCGCCGATCGCACCGTGCGCGCCCTCAACCTCGTCGTGGCGTGGTCCCTACTGATCCTGGGCCTGCCGGTCATGGCGCTCGTGGCGCTGCTCGTAAGGCTCACGTCGCCGGGTCCGATGCTCTATTCACAGCTCCGGGTCGGGCTGGACCGTCGTATCCCCGGAGACCATCGCTTCGCCGATCGGCGCCGCGTCGATTACGGGGGCCGCCTCTTCCGCATCTACAAGTTCCGGACGATGGTCCACACGCCGGGCAACGTAGCCGAGGCGTGGGCCGCGCCGGACGATCCGCGAATCACGCCCATCGGGCGCGTCCTCCGGCAGTTCCGCCTGGACGAGCTGCCGCAGTTGATCAACGTCCTCCAGGGCGAGATGAGCATCGTGGGGCCGCGCCCCGAGCAGCCCGCGATCTTCCAGAAGCTGCGCCGCACGCTGGGCGAATACCCGCGCCGCCAGCGAGTCCCGCCGGGCATCACCGGTCTCGCGCAGATCAGCCAGCACTACGATCGGTCGCTGGAGGACGTGCGCCGCAAGCTCGAGTACGACCTGGAGTACATCGGACGCCGGTCGCTCGGGGAGGACTTCCGTATCATGGTGCGCACGTTCCCCGTGGTACTGCTGCGACTCGGAGCGTGGTAAGGGACGAACGCGGGTGGACCTAAGCGTCCTGATCGCCACCGCGCACAGGCCGGGCCTCCTGGAACGCACACTGGACAGCGTTGCGGAGGCTCGTCTTCCATCCGGGCTGCGGCGCGTGGTGGTGGTCGAGAACGGGGATTCGCGGAGCGCCCCCGAGGTATGCGCCAGGTTCGCCGACAGGCTCCCCATCGAGTGTCATCACCTGGCGCAACGCGGCAAGGGCGCCGCCACCCAGTTCGGGCTCGAGTCGATAGCGACCGGCCTGGTCGTGTTCTTCGACGACGACGTGCGCATAGGAACGAACGTGCTCACGTCCTACGTGGAAGCAGCCGCGGAGCACGGCCCGGACTTCTTTTACGGAGGCCCGGTGTCGATCGACTACGAGGAAGCACCTCCCCCGTGGTTGCTCGAATTCCTGCCGTACTCGGCCCGGGGGTGGGACTGGAGCGTCTCCGACTGGCGCTGGTTCCTGGGCTTCAACTGGGCGGCGTTCGCGGAGCCGGCGCTGCGCCTGGGTGGGGCGCCGGCGGACCTGGGCCCCGGTGCCCGCGGACGCTCCAACGACAGCCCGACGGGCATGGAGACGGCCATGCAGCGGCGCATGGTAACGGCCGGCATGGGCCTCCAATACGTGCCGGATGCGCGCGTTTGGCATTGGGTGCCCAAGGAGCGGTGCTCCCCGGCGTGGACAGTACGGCGTGCGCACCGCAACGGCATTTCGGAGGGCCTGCACGCGAGTCCTAATCTGATCCGCTGGTTCGGGGTGCCGCGGTGGGCCGTGCGCGCGCTGGCGGAGACCGGGCTGGCACGCCTTGCCGCCCTGCTTCGGCGCGGCGAGCCGGTGGATCGCTTCATGCCCCGCTGGAAAATGGCCAGGGTATTGGGTTACTTGAGAGGCGCCTGGCGAAGCCGCCAGGGCTCCGGTTCGACCAGGTAGAACCACACGCCGATCAGGGCTTGGCGGGCTCCGGCTGCTTCAGCTCCACGCGGTGCTCCATGTTGACGACACCGAAAAAGCCGGGATCAACCGGGATCTGGAAAAGCACGTTCGGGCCGAACGCGAGATGGCGCCGTTCGGCCACATCGAACACGGAGCTCTCGATCGAGTAGAGGCCCCCGCCCAGATTGACTTTCAGCTCCAGGTCGACGGTGAACGGGCCCTCCCGCGGCATGGCGATGTCCTCGGCCTCCAGGTTGAAGGCGAACATCGTCTGTGCCTTCTGAACGGACCGCACGCGGAAGCTGACGGTCTGCGTCGGCGACGCGGGCGGCCGCACCTCCCCCTCGAGCTTCACCCGGATCGTCTGACCCGACGTGAGCATGGGCTCGTCCTCCATCGTGAGCCGGCGCAGCTGAACCGGGAGACGCTCGCCTCCCGAGCCCGCGACCTCGCTCGAACCCGCGATATACTGGGCTACGCACTCACCGGGGGGGCCCCGAAACGCGACCTCGCCGGCGTCGAGCAGGATCGCCTTCGTGCACAGCGCGGCGATCCGGTCCAACTGGTGGGACACGATCACGACCGGGATGTTCTGGCCCGCGATCTCGCCGATGCGGTCGAACGCCTTGCGCTGGAATCGCAGATCGCCCACCGCCAGGATCTCGTCGATGATCAGCACGTCGGGGGCGAGGTGCGCGGCGATGGCGAACCCCAGGCGGGCGTTCATGCCGCTGGAGTAGCGCTTGACGGGGGTGTCGATGAAGTCCGCCAGTTCGCTGAAGTCGACGATCCGGTCGAACTGCGCGGTGATTTCCTCCTGCGTCATCCCCATGATCGAGCCCTGCAGGAACAGGTTCTCGCGACCCGTCAGGTCGGGGTGGAAGCCGGCCGCGATCTCGATCATCGAGCCCACCCGCCCGCTCACGCCACAGCTTCCGCGGGTCGGCCGCAGGATCCGCGTGAGCAGCTTGAGGATGGTGGATTTGCCCGCCCCGTTGGGGCCGATGATGCCCAGGGCCTCGCCGGGATCGACCGTGAAGGAGACGTCCCGAACAGCCCAGAATTCGGTCCCCTCGAGTTCGTCCGCGCCGGCGCGCCTGCGACCCAGCAACCGCCCCGCGATCGAGGGCACGAGATCCCGCAGGCTGTCATGCAACTCTCCCCGGCGGAACTTCTTCCAGACACGGTCGAAGTGTACGCTGTCCTGCGTCATATCAGTTCATATCCTTGGTACCGGCCTGGGTACTGGCCTCCACAGCCGACTTACCGGCCGCACGCTTGATGAGCCGCAAGACCTGACGTCGAGCGGCACCTACCCAGCCCCTGGCGAGCCAGTCGACTCCTCTGCGACGGCTTTGTGCGATCAGACTGGGCCGCACGAGCGAACGAGTCCCCATGCAGTAGACGGGCTTGCCCGACCGCTGGGCTATCTCGCTCGCCTGACTGGGATTGCTCTCCACGAAAAACAACGCGCCGGTCGTGCAATACACGTCTGACTTGAAGGCCCCGTACGCGCCCGCGGCCCGACGCGACTCCGCGTCCGGATAGTCCATCATGAGCAGTTCGCTGTACCGAATCCCGTTCTTCTCCAGCCACGCCTCGGTAGCCGGCCGGTACTTTTCCAGGCGGCAGGTAACCAGCCAGCCGACCTGCACGTTGGGCGTGTGCAGTGCGGGTGCGTTGGCTATGAAATCGAGATAGGCGGAACCGTCGTCGTTCTGCTGCGGCGTCGGATCGGGGCACAAGACGCCGTCGATGTCGACGCAGCTATAGGACATCAACCAGTCGGCGTGCAGGAGATTCCATTCGAAAGCTCGGGGGGCGGCTACGACCTCGCAGTAGTGGTCGACCTCGTCCAGTGTTCCCAGGTCCGCGAAAACCACCCCGTAGCGGATCCGGTGCGGCAGAGCGGCCGCACCGACGCGCTCTCTCACCTCCCGAAGCGACGCACCGGAGCGGATCGAATCGTCGACGATGAGCACCGAGCGAGGCTCGTCCAGATAACGCTCGACGGCGTCCACGCCGTACTTGCCGCGGAAGCGCCGGCCTCCATCGTAGACGCGCCCCGCCAGGAATCCATCGAGGTCGGCCATCGGAAGGTTCCGGTGCAGCGCCAGCAGCGTGGCCGCCAGCAGGCCGGAACGCGGCACCCCCACGATCAGGTCGATGTCGGCGGGGAGCGTCAGCGCCCACTCCACGATGCGCGCGTTCATGTCGTCGAAGCTCCGGTAGTTCACGCGGCCTCCACGGTCGCGGTCGGATCCCGGCGGGTGGGCTCCCAGATGGCCGATTGCTCTCCGCCCAGCGCCTTCAAAGCGGCGTGGACGGCGGCGAGGTTTCCGAGCGCGGCCCACGCCGGCAACGCGAAGGGCCGGGGTACCCGGCCGTCGCGCAGCCACGCGAGCGCGGTGATCAGGCCGAGCCCGATGGCGCCGGCCACGGCCAAGCGCGCCCACGTCTGGGTGACGGCGAGCAAGGCGGTCGCCGCCAGCGCGGCCAGGGCCGCCCAGGGGACCACCCAGCGAGCCACCTTGTGGCTCCACAACATCCAGGCGAAGACCCCATAACGGGCCGGGTTCAGCAGCGCGCTGTTGTACGCGAGCGTGCGCATTCCACGCACCATCGTTCGGACCTTGCGCCGGTACTCCCGGCGCAGCGACGCGGCTCGCGGCACCTGACACGTGGCGGTATCCACGGACACGGCACGATACCCGTGCTCCCGCGCGCGCAACGCCGCCGCGAAGTCCCGGCTGAGGCCGGCCGGCAGCGCGAGCCGGTGCAGGGAAGCTCGGATCAGGTAGCAGCTGCCGGAGGCGCCCACGATTCCGTGCACGCGCGTCTCCAGCGCGCGCACCGCCATCTCGTATCCCACGTAGCCCCGCTCCCCCTCGTTACCCGCGTGCTCGTCCCCGCTGACGCTAACGTCCCTGCCGGAAGCCACTCCGACGCTGGGATCTCGGAACGCACCTACCAGCGCCTTCAGCGAAGCGGGGTGCGGGCGAACGGATGCGTCCGTGTTCAGGACGAGATCGGTGTCGATTTCCCTCAGAGCCGCCCCCTCGGCGGCGGTCTTGCCCACGCGGTCGGGGAGCGCGATGAGGTCCACGCCACGCGCGGCGTATGAGCGCACGATGCGATCCGTGCCGTCCGTGGAGCCGTCGGAAACGATCAGCACGCGCCTCAGCTCGGTGGGGTAGTCGAGCGCCAGCAGGCTGTCGAGCGCCCCCGCCATCTGGGCCTCCTCGTTGTACGCCGTGAGGGTCACGGTCACCGACGGCCACTCCGACTCGCCTCCGTCCTCGGCCGCCGGCCTTCGCAACGCCGCCGCCACGCGGAGCAGCACGGGATAGCCCACGAAGGCGTAGCCGCCTATCGCGATGGCGACGACCAGGAGGGCGTACGCCACGGTCATCGAGGTTGCTCCGATTGGAGGCGGGCGGCGCCGCCCAGTGCGACTCGGTACACGTCCTCGTAGCTCTCCACCCAGTCCGTGGCGACGCCGCGCGGGCGCCGCGCGGCTTCCGCGCGCCGCCTGGCCGCGGCGGGATCCCGGTGTATCTGCGCGATCGAGGCGGCCAGTCCGGCGGCGTCCTCCGAATCCGCGAACAGCGCCCCCTCGGCGCCGACCGCGTCGGGCACGCCCCCCACCCGGGTCGCGACCAGCGGGACCCCGGCCTCCACCGCTTCCAGCAGGGTCACGGGGGTGCCCTCGCGGCGCGAGCTCAGCACGACGACGTCGAACCCGCACATGAGCCTGGCCGCATTGGCCAGCTCGCCCGCAAAGCGGGTCCGCCCGTCGAGGCCCAGCGCGGCGGCGCGATCCTCCATGGACCTACGCAGCGGGCCATCGCCCACTATCGACGCGCGCCAGGACAAGTCCGCGGGCAGCCGCGCCAGAGCCTCGAGGAACACGTCGGGGCCCTTCTCCGGGCTGAGTCTGCCGACCCAGCCGATGTGAAAATCGGTGGGGGACGCACCGAGCGCCCGGCGCGCTTCTGCGGCCGACGCGGGGGGGGTGGGCAGCGGCGCGCCGTTGACCACGGTGCTGACCCCCGTCACGCCGGCGGCCAGCAGCGCCTCGGCCAGGTCGGCCGAGACCGCAACGACGGCGTCGCAGCGTCGCAGGGCCCTGCGCTGCAGCCATTCATACGCGCGGTTGCGCGGACCACCGCCGGTGAACCCGTGCACGGTGCTGACCCTCGCCGCGCCTACGCCCGCGGCGAGCGGGCCCGCGAGCACGTCGGAGCGGTAGCCGTGGGTGTGCAGGATCTGCGCTCCGAACCCGCGCGCGAGCGTACGAACCGCGTGCCGCTCGGCGCCGTACGCCCGTGGCGGCAGCCTGAGCGGCACCAGGTCGACACCCCGGTGCTCGGCCGCGGTGATCGCCGCGGGCACGTCCGCGCCGACGTCCAGCACGGTCGCGAGCGTCACCCGATGACCCCGCCCGGCCAGCCCCGCCGTGAGGGCAGCGACGACCCGCTCCAGGCCCCCGAAGGGGGCCGGGGCGCACACGTGCAGAATGTTCAGCGCGTCCGTCATTCGGGCTTGCCGGCTCGGTCGTTGTGGCATCGACGCAACGCTCAACCCACGCTCCGCCGCGCGCGCGCGGCACGCACGTCCGGCGCGCGCGCGCAAGGCGAGCCGCCACGTGGCGGCAGGCCGCACGGTTGCGGGGTGAGAGCGCCGTCGCTTCTTTCGGGCGACACGCGGTCCGAGTTGCA
Encoded here:
- a CDS encoding polysaccharide biosynthesis tyrosine autokinase, translating into MEDEGLDWRRYAAAALRYKWLIFGLTALGAVAGGVVAWNMTPMYYVEGKVWIEEPPRGGRGPIEARQPLESYGWVELLQTHAVLDGVVRDRRLNVGTAAPTDTVIIPHIDMTEAFQPGAYSLTVDRSGARYSLLDGAGAVIDSAALGEPVGAERGFTVQAPRGALEPSGAYGFQLFRTLGAARSLAGALDATVVRDGNFMVISLEGEEPRAAAATLQVVLDEFVKTAADLKRARLDELTRIMEDQLTYARDNLGEAELALESFRAVTITLPSQSGAPIAGGVQAAQDPVIRNYYEQQFELDQVRRDQDAIRRALGGETAAGLGSLEIVPSVQDTRELTLALTDLAAKRAERRALLQQYTDEHPQVQEVTGQIASIEARTIPALAQGVLNRLSATESDLQRRIGTASAQIRRIPARSMEEQRLVRNRDIADRIYRNIQSSYEEARLAAVSSIPDIRQLDPVAVPIRPVNDERIRMFLVILLGGLALGLVGAFLRDQFDPRLQHPDQVRQMGLPILAAIPHIHSPKQLGKFENAAELVEAFRNVRLNVSFENGNGGPVMLTVTSPGSGDGKSFVSANLALAYAELGRRTLLVDGDTRRGALHRMFGIERKPGLLDFLDGTATLSEVIKPTPYPALDLLPAGTRLSRGPELLSTTRLTDLLDELRGRYDTILVDSPPLGAGVDPLVLATATRNALIVLRTGSTDREMTESKLDNLERFPVHVMGAVVNDVAAGRLYGGYEIYGYLPGYEPHDEAPAGVG
- a CDS encoding HAMP domain-containing sensor histidine kinase; translated protein: MSDRGGVGDEAVSDAERAGPPVGEPAIAAAAQRVVMRWRSELGDVEDADELRHEVALVAAAVADPSAEMPAASALRKRALDLLRGELLGGADPAGVDAAATLDLMRRCERLREAWDAEWSAHFSSRLSEPDGLDLAVDIAHDLRSPLASVLFLAEVLWQEHSGEVNATQKRQLGIIYSAALRLISMASDIIELARGGNLIEPEPVPFSLGELLSSLHDIVRPMAEEKGLTVRMSAPEGDLRSGQPAALRRVLLNLASNSLKFTEEGYVEVVAAEADDGLVRFSVRDTGPGIPDEVQRRLFQPFRRVRGRRGYTFSGAGLGLAASRKLVEAMGGELDVESRPEWGTRFRFAVVLPAVDSPVPVGAGGVQDVTRGDA
- a CDS encoding glycosyltransferase, which gives rise to MTVAYALLVVAIAIGGYAFVGYPVLLRVAAALRRPAAEDGGESEWPSVTVTLTAYNEEAQMAGALDSLLALDYPTELRRVLIVSDGSTDGTDRIVRSYAARGVDLIALPDRVGKTAAEGAALREIDTDLVLNTDASVRPHPASLKALVGAFRDPSVGVASGRDVSVSGDEHAGNEGERGYVGYEMAVRALETRVHGIVGASGSCYLIRASLHRLALPAGLSRDFAAALRAREHGYRAVSVDTATCQVPRAASLRREYRRKVRTMVRGMRTLAYNSALLNPARYGVFAWMLWSHKVARWVVPWAALAALAATALLAVTQTWARLAVAGAIGLGLITALAWLRDGRVPRPFALPAWAALGNLAAVHAALKALGGEQSAIWEPTRRDPTATVEAA
- a CDS encoding sugar transferase; the protein is MRLSDSVDLPKAGTGQYARARAESLGGFLAVENGGGMEGAPAATASAGRRAPGADRTVRALNLVVAWSLLILGLPVMALVALLVRLTSPGPMLYSQLRVGLDRRIPGDHRFADRRRVDYGGRLFRIYKFRTMVHTPGNVAEAWAAPDDPRITPIGRVLRQFRLDELPQLINVLQGEMSIVGPRPEQPAIFQKLRRTLGEYPRRQRVPPGITGLAQISQHYDRSLEDVRRKLEYDLEYIGRRSLGEDFRIMVRTFPVVLLRLGAW
- a CDS encoding polysaccharide ABC transporter ATP-binding protein; translation: MTQDSVHFDRVWKKFRRGELHDSLRDLVPSIAGRLLGRRRAGADELEGTEFWAVRDVSFTVDPGEALGIIGPNGAGKSTILKLLTRILRPTRGSCGVSGRVGSMIEIAAGFHPDLTGRENLFLQGSIMGMTQEEITAQFDRIVDFSELADFIDTPVKRYSSGMNARLGFAIAAHLAPDVLIIDEILAVGDLRFQRKAFDRIGEIAGQNIPVVIVSHQLDRIAALCTKAILLDAGEVAFRGPPGECVAQYIAGSSEVAGSGGERLPVQLRRLTMEDEPMLTSGQTIRVKLEGEVRPPASPTQTVSFRVRSVQKAQTMFAFNLEAEDIAMPREGPFTVDLELKVNLGGGLYSIESSVFDVAERRHLAFGPNVLFQIPVDPGFFGVVNMEHRVELKQPEPAKP
- a CDS encoding glycosyltransferase; the encoded protein is MDLSVLIATAHRPGLLERTLDSVAEARLPSGLRRVVVVENGDSRSAPEVCARFADRLPIECHHLAQRGKGAATQFGLESIATGLVVFFDDDVRIGTNVLTSYVEAAAEHGPDFFYGGPVSIDYEEAPPPWLLEFLPYSARGWDWSVSDWRWFLGFNWAAFAEPALRLGGAPADLGPGARGRSNDSPTGMETAMQRRMVTAGMGLQYVPDARVWHWVPKERCSPAWTVRRAHRNGISEGLHASPNLIRWFGVPRWAVRALAETGLARLAALLRRGEPVDRFMPRWKMARVLGYLRGAWRSRQGSGSTR
- a CDS encoding orotate phosphoribosyltransferase; protein product: MNYRSFDDMNARIVEWALTLPADIDLIVGVPRSGLLAATLLALHRNLPMADLDGFLAGRVYDGGRRFRGKYGVDAVERYLDEPRSVLIVDDSIRSGASLREVRERVGAAALPHRIRYGVVFADLGTLDEVDHYCEVVAAPRAFEWNLLHADWLMSYSCVDIDGVLCPDPTPQQNDDGSAYLDFIANAPALHTPNVQVGWLVTCRLEKYRPATEAWLEKNGIRYSELLMMDYPDAESRRAAGAYGAFKSDVYCTTGALFFVESNPSQASEIAQRSGKPVYCMGTRSLVRPSLIAQSRRRGVDWLARGWVGAARRQVLRLIKRAAGKSAVEASTQAGTKDMN
- a CDS encoding sigma-54 dependent transcriptional regulator, with product MSLSDAQSPADVQGLLALDPEDKANLRVLLVDDDRNLRDGCESILVTDGYTVTTCGRGEDGLDMVRRKKWDIVLVDLYMSQVSGMDILDAAMETHPATIVIVMTGNPSVETSIEALRLGAWDYLPKPFSAAHLQILIGRAAHAVLVAKESETEEPPDDQHAVSSGNADLPIIGSSPVFQQMMDLARRVAPTDASVFIVGESGAGKELVAQYIHHHSRRRSRELVSLNCAALPEGLLESEMFGHIKGSFTGAVKDKPGLIEAANGGTLFLDELTEMSMPTQAKLLRVIQDGVVRRVGSNTTDAVVNVRFLAATNRDPIEAVDSGALRRDLYYRLRVVPLEVPPLRDRHEDIPVLARHFLGHYWKRHRDGRSAVPTLNDEAIRALQGRSWPGNVRELQNVMEHSVILLDAGTDVGPEDLPFAESSGADGRAQRKRYGPEIVSEPYHDARERVLAEFEQEYLVWLVNQAGGNMSKAARIAGVDRTTLYRLMEKHGLQRDTIIKTADNAETR